AGGGCTTCGATTGCGTAGCTGGAGCAGCTCGGATAGAAACGGCAGTTCTGTCCGAGCATCGGAGACACCAGCAACTGGTAGCCGCGCAACAGCCAGACGAACAGCCGCTTCATGATGGCCTCGGTCCCGATCCGGAAGACTGGGCGTCAGGCGCTGATGCGGTCGAGGCGGCGCTCGCGCGACCGCCCGCCTCGCGCGCGCGCGCGCGCGGCGCCTGCGAGGCGAACAGACGCGCCAGCTCGGCGCGCAACAGCGCCTTCAGGGCGCCGGTGGTGGCCGGACCGTCCTTGCTGTTGACCGGGCGCGCCAGGCGCACGATACAGTCGACGCTTGGCATCGGCGTGGTGCGGAACAGTTCGCGCGTGACGCGCTTGATGGTGTTGCGCGTGACGGCGCGCGGCGCAAACCGTTTGGCCGCGACAACGCCCAGCCGCGCATGCGGCAGGTCGGTCGGGCGGGTGTAGAGCACGAAATGCGCGGTCTTGAATGCGGGGCGCAAACGAAAAACGGATGAAAACTCATCCGTTTTTACGATACGCCGAACGCGCGCGAAGTCGTGCGAACCTTCGCCTGTCATTGCGCAGTGAATACTATGCGGCGGGCGACAGAGCGCTGCCCTGGCTTAGACGACGGCCAGGCGCTTGCGGCCCTTGGCGCGGCGTGCGTTCAGGACTTGACGGCCACCACGGGTAGCCATACGTGCGCGGAAGCCGTGCGTGCGCTTGCGACGAACGACGGAAGGTTGGTAAGTACGTTTCATGGTGGTCTCGCTTAAAGCAAAAG
This genomic stretch from Massilia sp. 9096 harbors:
- the rnpA gene encoding ribonuclease P protein component, which encodes MTGEGSHDFARVRRIVKTDEFSSVFRLRPAFKTAHFVLYTRPTDLPHARLGVVAAKRFAPRAVTRNTIKRVTRELFRTTPMPSVDCIVRLARPVNSKDGPATTGALKALLRAELARLFASQAPRARAREAGGRASAASTASAPDAQSSGSGPRPS
- the rpmH gene encoding 50S ribosomal protein L34, producing MKRTYQPSVVRRKRTHGFRARMATRGGRQVLNARRAKGRKRLAVV